A window of Pullulanibacillus sp. KACC 23026 genomic DNA:
ATAATGATTGATAATAGAATATAAGTCTTTTTATATAAACGTATTAAGGCTTTTATTTTGTATTGATTATTCGTTGCCAATGCTCTATATAAGTAGAAAACAATACTGCTTCCAACACCGCCTTCTACTAACGCAAGCATTGCCAATACATTGGTCAAAAGTCCATTAACACCTAGGTACTGAATGCCCAAGGAATCAAGAAACACCTTTCTGGAAATAAGACCCAGAAACACCATGATGGCCTGCGTTGAAAGGCTAATGACCATATTTTTTAATGAATGGCTTATTCTCATAAGATCCTACCTTATAGATATACTTTTGTACCAAAAGCTTCGTTTGAACGAAAAAAAGGATAAGATTTGCCTCTCTTTTCTTACACAATTTTTTTAACAACGTATAATACCAGGAGGGACATTTGCATTTATTTAAACTCATTGTAAATTGGTCGTCATTAATAATGCGTTTGATAAGATTCTTTTTTTCTTTCCTGGATAAACTTGATTCTACAATACTCTGTATGTAATTAAGTGTGGAAAGAATAAATTCATTCTCGATTTTTCGAATTAAGAAGATGGAATGATATTGGCTGCAAAGCTTTCTTCCAAAGTTTCGATTATCAAGCAGATAATCATATAAATTAGGACGAAACGTAACGGTTAAGGATTCTCTTTTACGAATCACGTAATTATAAAGGGGTTGATCAAGAAAAACAATGCTTTCTACCATGGACAGTAATAGTAGATTAAATCGAGCATCTTCCCCATGATTTCTCGTTTCATCGAATCGCCTATTTTGAAAACAGGAGCGCTTATAAAGTTTATTCACACAATGCATTAAGCTAAACCTTTTTCCCCCAATAACCATTGGCATAATTTCATCTCTAATAACGCTTTGATTAATCGGACAATCAACATCTTTCCAAACCTCTGAAACCGACACTTTATTAATAATTTGGTTATCTGTTTTTAATTGTGCAACCACTACATCTGGTTTCATTTTTACCATGACATCAACCATAGCACTATACATATTAGGCTCAATGGTATCATCCGGATCGACAAACCCAATATAGAGCCCTCTTGCATTGTCAATTCCGACATTTCGAGCAGAGGATACCCCCCTGTTTCGCTTCTTTATAACTTTTACCCTTTTGTCTATTTTTGTATATTGATTACAGATTTTAAGACTGCCATCTTCAGAACCATCGTCAACGAGGATTATTTCTATAGCTTTAAATGTTTGGGCTAGAATAGAATCTATACAACTAGATAAATAGGGCTCAACATTATAGACAGGAACAATAATGCTAACCAACGGCTCCATCCATTAACCTGCTTTCTTAAAAATCTAAGTAGCCTATAAGTTATTAATAAGCTTTTTTCTTAACTCTTTATTATCAATAAGCTGTTTCAGCCTGTTAAATAATTCTTTCTCATTATTGACAATAAACCCATTATAACCATCAACCAATTGTTCATAAGCTCCTATAAAATTTGTGGCTACAATTGGTTTTTTTAATAGTTTCGCTTCAGCTAACGTTAGACAGAAACTATCATGTCTTGACGGTTGAACATAGATATCTGCCTCCGCTATATAGGGATAGGGGTTTAGAGTTGATCCCAAAAGAATAAAATCATCGCTTAATTGATACGATTCAATCAAGCTTTCGTACTCTATCCTTGCCTTCCCCTCTCCCACACAATACCACCTGGCGTTATAGCCTTCTTCTTGTAGCTTTTTTAAAACAGGGATTAACAAATCCTGGCCCTTCTCTTTTGAAAGCCTGCCAACTGTCACAATTTTAATTCCTTCAAATCCAGGATCAAACTGGATGGATGCTTTGGCCATTTCTTTTATGGCTTTTTCAGACAGGATATTTTCTACAACGATCACTTTATTTCTCACAGATGGAATTAACTGAACAAGCGATTTTTTGGCAGCACTTGAGACCGCAACTAATTGATCAAACTCTTGATACATTTTGTTATATAATCTTTTATTAATGACATGATGATTGACATCAAAATGAACCCATGATAGTTTTCTTGCCGCCTCCACTTTGTAAGCGATATAGAAATCTATAATATCTGTTGGTCCC
This region includes:
- a CDS encoding glycosyltransferase, yielding MRQRVLFMLSSMRIGGVEKAFTSLLSEIPRNRYDVTVMLLEKRGELLNLIPEWVHVVEAPWYKTIKPIIMGTPQQTIQLYRSKRRYARILSFIGYYLVSKHANDRLAYYNYVMRDIEKEQDKYDIAVAYQGPTDIIDFYIAYKVEAARKLSWVHFDVNHHVINKRLYNKMYQEFDQLVAVSSAAKKSLVQLIPSVRNKVIVVENILSEKAIKEMAKASIQFDPGFEGIKIVTVGRLSKEKGQDLLIPVLKKLQEEGYNARWYCVGEGKARIEYESLIESYQLSDDFILLGSTLNPYPYIAEADIYVQPSRHDSFCLTLAEAKLLKKPIVATNFIGAYEQLVDGYNGFIVNNEKELFNRLKQLIDNKELRKKLINNL
- a CDS encoding glycosyltransferase, whose translation is MEPLVSIIVPVYNVEPYLSSCIDSILAQTFKAIEIILVDDGSEDGSLKICNQYTKIDKRVKVIKKRNRGVSSARNVGIDNARGLYIGFVDPDDTIEPNMYSAMVDVMVKMKPDVVVAQLKTDNQIINKVSVSEVWKDVDCPINQSVIRDEIMPMVIGGKRFSLMHCVNKLYKRSCFQNRRFDETRNHGEDARFNLLLLSMVESIVFLDQPLYNYVIRKRESLTVTFRPNLYDYLLDNRNFGRKLCSQYHSIFLIRKIENEFILSTLNYIQSIVESSLSRKEKKNLIKRIINDDQFTMSLNKCKCPSWYYTLLKKLCKKREANLILFFVQTKLLVQKYIYKVGSYENKPFIKKYGH